TTACTCTTTGTTTTTGAGGAAATGGTTTTTTGCAACCTCGGCAATATTTGCGAAGAGGTCGATAGAGACAAATGAGGCGCTGGCAGCAGCCTCTTCCTTGAGCTCATAGTCGATGGAGGTTCTGATAATGCAGGAGGAAGGAGTGCCAGCCTCTTTTATTTCGAAGCGAACTAAGTAGAGAGTAAATCCCAACTCCAGATATCCACCTTCAATCACATGAACTTCCTTCATCCGTTTTTCATTGTCTACCATTGTGAACTTCTCCTTATGCCATCCAGGCCCTGGAAAACCTGCAGGCCCAGTATTCATTCATTTCAATAACATCAACTTAGATAATCCGTATCAATAGGCATTATGGACTCATCAAGGCCCAAT
This portion of the Rosa chinensis cultivar Old Blush chromosome 1, RchiOBHm-V2, whole genome shotgun sequence genome encodes:
- the LOC112179682 gene encoding norbelladine synthase; the encoded protein is MVSGQVSHELEVEVSASQAWELYGTLGIARLVEQTFTDVIDKIEVEQGDGEQGTILKLTFAPGFPGPGWHKEKFTMVDNEKRMKEVHVIEGGYLELGFTLYLVRFEIKEAGTPSSCIIRTSIDYELKEEAAASASFVSIDLFANIAEVAKNHFLKNKE